In one Cloacibacillus porcorum genomic region, the following are encoded:
- a CDS encoding very short patch repair endonuclease, translating into MDKLTPEQRHKAMSRIKTKNTSIELKLRKALWHSGVRYRKNYKRLPGTPDIAITKYRIAIFCDGELFHGKGFEAGKMRFDTNKSYWEAKIKRNIERDRRVDAELQKLGWTVLRFWGREITRDLDVCVESVLETVEQNINEMQKILQIQKNL; encoded by the coding sequence ATGGACAAACTGACACCAGAGCAACGCCACAAAGCGATGTCGAGAATTAAGACGAAAAACACTTCCATAGAGCTAAAACTTCGCAAAGCCCTATGGCACAGCGGCGTGCGCTACCGCAAAAACTACAAACGTCTGCCTGGCACGCCAGACATCGCCATAACAAAATACCGGATCGCAATCTTCTGCGACGGAGAGCTGTTCCACGGAAAAGGCTTCGAGGCTGGCAAGATGCGATTCGATACGAACAAGTCATACTGGGAAGCAAAAATAAAAAGAAACATAGAGCGCGACCGTCGCGTAGACGCCGAACTCCAAAAACTGGGCTGGACGGTGCTGCGCTTCTGGGGAAGGGAGATAACCCGCGATTTAGATGTATGCGTCGAATCAGTATTAGAGACAGTCGAACAGAACATTAATGAAATGCAAAAGATTCTACAAATACAAAAAAATTTGTAA